The Archangium primigenium genomic interval CCCACTCATTCCTGAGCAGGCAGGGGACCGGGGCCGCCGCGCTCCGCCCTTTTCCCCACCGCTCGGGGTGCGCACCCTGAGCGGGAACGGCAGGAGGTCGGGTGGACGAGCAGATCGCACTGTGGATCAGTGGTTTTTCGTACCCCGCCGTCTTCTTCCTGCTGCTCCTGTGTGGTGTGGGCGCGCCCCTGAGCGAGGAGCTGGTCATCCTCACCGGCGGCATCCTCGTGTCCCGCAGCGGCGCGAGCTTTCCCCTCATGGCCCTGGCCGCCTACCTGGGCATCCTCGCCGGGGACAGCGCCCTGTACCGCATCGGCTACGCGCTCGGGCCCCGCGTCTTCTCCCATCCCCGGCTCTCGAAGATGCTGCCGCCCCAGCGGCTCGAGCTCTTGCAGCAGATGTACATGCGGCGCGGGGCCCTGGCGGTGTTCTTCTCGCGCTTCCTGCCCGGCCTGCGCGCCCCGGCCTACCTGCTCGCGGGCGCCACCCAGTTGCCCTACCGGCAGTTCGTCCTCGCGGACGGGGCCGCGGCGTGGATTCCCGCCCTCGGCGTCACGTGGCTGGGCTTCCGCTTCGGCCCCACGGCGCTCGCCCATATCCAGGGCGGCCTGCGCTGGGTGCTGCTCGCGGCGCTCGGCGTGGGCGTGGGCTGGCTCGTCAAGCGCTGGCTCAAGCAGCGCCGACTGGTGCGCGCCGCGGCCCGCGTGGTGGAGCCGCGGCCCCCCGAGGTCTGAGCCTCAGGCGGCCACGCGCGGCAGCAGCAGGGTGAGCGCCAGGCCCCCCTCGCTCTTCACCTCGAGCCGGGCCTCGCTCCGGCGCACGAGCCGCTCCAGGCCCGCCAGCGCGCGCTCGGGCACGGGCCGCTCCCCCTGGCCGAGGATGCTCAGCCGCCACACCTGGCAGTCGTCCGGCACGTCCACCCGCATCTCCAGGCCCGACGCGCCCGCGCCCACGAGCACCCGCTCCAGGGCCCGCATGAGCAGCACCAGCGTCGGCCGGGGCACACGCGCGCGCAGGGGCTCCTCGGGCACCTCCAGGCGCGCGGCACCCGGCCGGCCCGGC includes:
- a CDS encoding VTT domain-containing protein yields the protein MDEQIALWISGFSYPAVFFLLLLCGVGAPLSEELVILTGGILVSRSGASFPLMALAAYLGILAGDSALYRIGYALGPRVFSHPRLSKMLPPQRLELLQQMYMRRGALAVFFSRFLPGLRAPAYLLAGATQLPYRQFVLADGAAAWIPALGVTWLGFRFGPTALAHIQGGLRWVLLAALGVGVGWLVKRWLKQRRLVRAAARVVEPRPPEV